A window from Tenacibaculum singaporense encodes these proteins:
- a CDS encoding peptidase U32 family protein gives MQKIELMAPAGNFESLQAALDNGCDSIYFGVEQLNMRARASINFTLDDLEEISRRSSEKNVRTYLTLNTIVYDHDLSIVKTLIKRAKEANITAVIAMDQAVIAMARAEGMEVHISTQINITNIETVKFYAMFADTVVLSRELSLRQVKKITEQIEKEEIKGPSGRLLEIEIFGHGALCMAVSGKCYMSLHSHNSSANRGACKQNCRKKYTVIDQESGFEMELDNEYIMSPKDLCTIDFLDQVADAGIKVLKIEGRGRAPEYVAKVIKCYRDAIDSLHNGTYDKEKVISWMQELEKVYNRGFWNGYYLGQKLGEWSKEPGSHATQKKVYLGKGMHYFPKAEVGEFKIEAYDLAIGDTILITGPTTGAQEMELKSMFVNDKEAQTATKGDEVTMKLDFRIRPSDKLYKIVKTEFAKN, from the coding sequence ATGCAAAAGATTGAGTTAATGGCTCCTGCTGGTAATTTTGAATCGTTACAGGCAGCTTTAGACAATGGATGTGATTCTATATATTTTGGTGTGGAGCAATTAAATATGCGTGCTCGAGCATCTATCAATTTTACATTAGATGATTTAGAAGAAATCTCTCGTAGGTCTTCAGAAAAAAATGTTCGTACCTATTTAACACTAAATACGATCGTGTACGACCATGATTTGTCTATCGTAAAAACCTTAATCAAAAGAGCTAAAGAAGCGAACATTACTGCTGTAATTGCAATGGATCAAGCTGTAATTGCAATGGCTAGAGCAGAAGGTATGGAGGTTCACATTTCTACTCAAATTAACATTACCAATATCGAAACGGTTAAGTTTTATGCCATGTTTGCCGACACTGTGGTATTGAGTAGAGAATTAAGCTTACGTCAAGTAAAAAAGATTACTGAGCAGATTGAAAAAGAAGAAATCAAAGGGCCTTCTGGTCGTTTGTTAGAAATTGAAATTTTTGGTCACGGAGCCTTATGTATGGCGGTTTCTGGAAAATGCTACATGAGTTTACACTCGCATAATTCATCTGCAAATAGAGGAGCCTGCAAACAAAATTGTCGTAAAAAATATACGGTAATTGATCAAGAATCTGGTTTTGAAATGGAATTAGATAATGAGTACATCATGTCTCCAAAAGATTTATGTACTATTGATTTCTTAGATCAGGTTGCCGACGCAGGAATTAAAGTATTAAAAATTGAAGGTCGTGGTCGTGCACCTGAATATGTAGCCAAAGTAATTAAATGTTACCGTGATGCCATTGACAGTTTACACAACGGAACTTACGATAAAGAGAAGGTTATTAGCTGGATGCAAGAATTGGAAAAAGTATACAATCGTGGTTTCTGGAACGGATATTACTTAGGTCAGAAATTAGGAGAATGGAGCAAAGAACCTGGTTCGCATGCTACTCAAAAGAAAGTATACTTAGGAAAGGGAATGCATTATTTTCCAAAAGCAGAAGTTGGAGAGTTTAAGATTGAAGCCTACGATTTAGCAATTGGTGATACTATTTTAATTACAGGACCAACCACAGGTGCTCAAGAAATGGAATTAAAAAGCATGTTTGTAAACGATAAAGAAGCACAAACCGCTACCAAAGGCGATGAAGTTACTATGAAACTAGACTTCAGAATTCGCCCTTCAGATAAGTTATACAAAATTGTTAAAACTGAATTTGCTAAAAACTAA
- a CDS encoding ferredoxin: protein MVVITLQRNKCIGCNYCVELAPAQFQMSKKDGKSVLLHSTEKKGFFTIKSHDDSIFEASHEAKKACPVKIIEVKQV, encoded by the coding sequence ATGGTTGTAATTACCTTACAAAGAAACAAGTGTATTGGCTGTAATTATTGTGTGGAGTTAGCTCCAGCACAATTTCAAATGTCTAAAAAAGACGGAAAATCTGTTTTACTACATTCTACAGAAAAAAAAGGTTTCTTTACCATAAAATCGCATGACGATAGTATTTTTGAGGCTTCACACGAAGCGAAAAAAGCCTGTCCAGTTAAAATTATTGAGGTAAAACAAGTATAA
- the dinB gene encoding DNA polymerase IV, giving the protein MELQPPFRKIIHVDMDAFYASVEQLDNPELRGKPVAVGGSEVRGVVSAASYEARKFGVRSAMSGVLAKQKCPHIIFVPPRFDRYKEVSSKIRKIFYDYTDLVEPLSLDEAYLDVTENKKGNPSASMIAQEIRQRIWEELELRASAGISINKFIAKVASDINKPNGQKTINPEEVLEFLEQLPVNKFYGVGKVTAAKMHNLGIFTGLDLKQKSLEELSKLFGKSGVHYYNIVRGIHNSVVKPNRIRKSIAAETTFRENLSSEVFMLERLDKIADELERRMKKSNTKGKTVTLKIKYSDFTQQTRSKTTNHYLQLKKEFYPIVKELLYQDTLNNSVRLLGISFSNLNTEKTEPVWVQLRFDF; this is encoded by the coding sequence ATGGAATTACAACCTCCTTTTCGTAAAATTATTCATGTAGATATGGATGCTTTTTATGCATCTGTAGAGCAATTGGATAATCCTGAATTGCGAGGAAAACCAGTTGCTGTTGGTGGTAGTGAGGTGCGAGGTGTAGTTTCTGCTGCTAGTTACGAAGCTAGAAAATTTGGAGTTCGTTCTGCCATGAGTGGTGTGTTGGCTAAACAAAAATGTCCGCATATCATTTTTGTTCCTCCAAGATTTGATCGCTACAAAGAAGTTTCTTCTAAAATTAGGAAGATTTTTTACGATTATACCGATTTGGTAGAACCTCTATCGCTAGATGAAGCTTATTTAGATGTTACTGAAAACAAAAAAGGAAATCCATCGGCTAGTATGATTGCCCAAGAAATTCGTCAGCGAATTTGGGAAGAATTAGAGCTACGAGCGTCGGCAGGAATTTCTATTAATAAATTTATTGCCAAAGTAGCTTCTGACATTAATAAACCTAACGGACAGAAAACTATTAATCCAGAAGAGGTTCTTGAGTTTTTAGAACAATTACCTGTAAATAAGTTTTATGGTGTAGGGAAAGTTACAGCCGCCAAAATGCACAATCTAGGTATTTTTACAGGCCTAGATTTAAAACAAAAATCATTAGAAGAGCTTTCCAAATTGTTTGGAAAATCGGGAGTACATTATTACAATATTGTTAGAGGCATTCATAATTCAGTAGTAAAACCTAATCGAATTCGAAAGTCAATCGCTGCTGAAACTACTTTTAGAGAAAATCTATCTTCTGAGGTTTTTATGTTAGAACGACTTGATAAAATTGCTGACGAACTAGAACGTCGAATGAAAAAATCAAATACTAAGGGAAAAACCGTAACTCTTAAAATTAAATACAGTGATTTTACGCAACAAACACGTAGTAAAACTACAAACCATTACCTACAATTAAAAAAAGAGTTCTATCCTATCGTAAAAGAGCTATTGTACCAAGATACACTTAATAACTCTGTTAGGTTATTAGGAATTTCTTTTAGTAATTTAAATACTGAGAAAACTGAACCTGTTTGGGTACAGTTACGATTTGATTTTTAA
- a CDS encoding tetratricopeptide repeat protein, translated as MKKLIIITFLFSVALSCFSQEEEISIDSLIQQAIEKKIDDYYDLYRFFKRERFNKQDIDFLLKESQQKEYRLGEVYAYNLLGRHYRNNSFFDSSIENYMKALELSREIEDVNAEIVTLNQIGVVYRRQDKIRNALNYHQMALELADKIDIPDIDTKISISISNNSIGNIYLALKQYQLALEKFKKAILIQEKTEDKRGLAINHQNMGLAFQNLGDIDAALEHYNKSLQYNIENNSSIGKVICHNSISNVLLLQGKYDEAYKYISEVLPISEKIGNQYYTSDVYITFGNVQLKLDSLDKAKTYLEKGLEVANKHKIPSGINQSNLYLSELYEKKKDYEKAYSFYKKAIEGERKTFNDKNILYVNNLINKYDNEVSRNKIKNLAKENEIAKLKLLRNRNVLIIALVSIALLGVLLYSMYRQRLLNNDKKILMLEQEALRIQMNPHFVFNALNSIKLYVINNEQKNAVYYLNKFSKLIRSILESSSVKEVTLSEELKTMNLYMSIENIRLSNEVNYIENIDSNVNIERIKVPPLILQPFLENSIWHGLSSKKGKKEVSLSVTKISDEFIQIDIVDNGIGRDAAMKIRKNKSLNRRSIGIDLTKERLRNFANEYANNYSLIYTDIIDEEGNPKGTKVSLKIPIL; from the coding sequence ATGAAGAAATTAATAATAATTACCTTTTTATTTTCTGTAGCACTTTCTTGTTTTTCACAAGAAGAAGAGATAAGTATAGATAGTTTAATACAGCAAGCAATAGAAAAAAAGATAGATGATTATTATGATTTATATCGTTTTTTTAAGCGTGAACGATTTAATAAACAAGACATAGATTTTCTTTTAAAAGAGAGTCAGCAAAAAGAATACAGATTAGGAGAGGTATATGCTTATAATTTGTTGGGAAGACACTATAGAAATAACTCTTTTTTTGATAGTTCAATAGAGAATTATATGAAAGCTCTTGAGTTATCAAGAGAAATAGAAGATGTCAATGCAGAAATTGTTACACTTAATCAAATAGGAGTAGTATATCGAAGGCAAGATAAGATTAGAAACGCCTTGAATTATCATCAAATGGCACTTGAATTAGCTGATAAGATTGATATACCTGATATTGATACTAAAATAAGTATAAGCATATCAAACAATAGTATTGGTAATATTTATTTGGCTCTTAAGCAATACCAACTGGCATTAGAAAAGTTTAAAAAAGCAATTTTAATTCAAGAAAAAACAGAGGATAAAAGAGGGCTGGCAATTAACCATCAAAATATGGGACTTGCTTTTCAAAACTTGGGAGATATTGATGCTGCATTAGAGCATTACAACAAATCTTTACAATACAATATAGAGAATAATTCAAGTATAGGAAAAGTTATTTGTCATAACAGTATTAGTAATGTTTTATTGTTACAAGGAAAGTACGATGAAGCTTACAAATATATAAGTGAAGTGTTGCCTATTTCAGAAAAAATAGGAAACCAGTATTATACATCTGATGTGTACATAACGTTTGGTAATGTACAATTAAAGTTAGATAGTTTAGATAAAGCAAAAACATATTTAGAGAAAGGCTTAGAGGTTGCTAATAAGCATAAAATTCCCTCAGGAATTAATCAATCTAACTTGTATTTGTCTGAGCTATATGAGAAAAAAAAGGATTACGAAAAAGCATATAGTTTTTATAAGAAAGCTATTGAAGGAGAACGTAAAACATTTAACGATAAAAATATACTATACGTAAACAACCTTATTAATAAATATGATAATGAGGTAAGTAGAAATAAAATAAAGAACTTAGCGAAAGAGAATGAAATAGCGAAACTAAAACTATTACGAAACAGAAATGTTTTAATTATAGCATTAGTTTCTATAGCATTGTTAGGAGTATTGTTGTATTCTATGTACAGACAACGATTGTTGAATAATGACAAAAAAATATTGATGCTGGAACAGGAGGCTTTGAGAATTCAAATGAATCCACACTTTGTTTTCAATGCATTAAACTCTATCAAGCTGTATGTTATAAATAACGAACAGAAGAATGCGGTATATTACCTAAATAAATTTTCAAAACTAATTCGAAGTATTTTAGAATCTTCATCTGTAAAAGAAGTAACGTTGAGTGAAGAACTAAAAACAATGAACTTATACATGAGTATCGAGAACATTCGATTATCAAATGAAGTTAATTATATAGAAAATATAGATTCAAACGTAAATATAGAAAGGATAAAAGTTCCGCCATTAATATTACAACCCTTTTTAGAAAACTCTATTTGGCATGGACTTTCATCTAAGAAAGGAAAAAAAGAAGTTTCGTTGTCGGTTACAAAAATATCAGATGAGTTTATACAAATTGATATTGTAGATAATGGAATTGGTAGGGATGCTGCTATGAAAATTAGAAAAAACAAATCGTTGAATAGAAGGTCGATAGGTATAGATTTAACTAAAGAACGATTACGAAACTTTGCCAACGAGTATGCCAATAATTATTCATTAATTTATACAGATATAATTGATGAAGAAGGAAATCCTAAAGGGACCAAAGTTTCGTTGAAAATACCAATACTTTAA
- a CDS encoding LytR/AlgR family response regulator transcription factor: MLRAVIVDDEPKAIQGLSWELSSFGNDIEIIETFTVAEKAIKFINENSIDCLFLDIEMPTMDGFQLLEKIENKDFAIIITTAYNEYAIKALKNQAIDYLLKPIDSDDLEETIGRVKQHYKKNNNTEKVEKILSSFNKKFNRRKITINTDGKLVFLSQDEILFVESDGNYSTIHTTGANKKIVVTKKLKEINSLLPEDHFFRIHNSFIINLNKIKEFLKSDGYVVLENNHKIPVSRQRKSDFLEKF; this comes from the coding sequence ATGTTAAGAGCAGTTATAGTTGATGATGAGCCAAAAGCAATACAAGGGCTTTCTTGGGAGTTATCAAGCTTTGGGAATGATATAGAAATTATAGAAACATTCACGGTTGCGGAAAAAGCAATTAAGTTTATAAATGAGAATAGTATTGATTGCCTTTTTTTAGATATTGAAATGCCTACGATGGACGGTTTTCAATTGTTAGAAAAAATAGAAAATAAAGATTTTGCTATAATCATTACAACAGCATATAATGAGTATGCAATTAAAGCATTAAAGAATCAGGCAATAGACTATCTACTTAAACCTATTGATTCTGATGATTTAGAGGAAACAATAGGTAGAGTTAAACAACATTATAAGAAGAATAATAATACTGAAAAGGTTGAAAAAATATTATCAAGCTTTAATAAGAAGTTTAATAGGAGAAAAATAACTATTAATACTGATGGTAAACTAGTCTTTTTATCTCAAGATGAAATTTTATTTGTAGAGTCAGATGGTAATTATTCAACGATTCATACTACTGGAGCGAATAAGAAAATCGTAGTTACAAAAAAACTAAAAGAAATAAACTCATTACTTCCAGAAGATCACTTTTTTAGAATACATAATTCATTTATAATTAACTTGAATAAAATAAAAGAGTTTTTAAAATCAGATGGTTATGTTGTATTAGAAAATAACCATAAAATTCCTGTTTCTAGACAGAGAAAGTCGGATTTCCTAGAAAAATTTTAA
- the rpmA gene encoding 50S ribosomal protein L27 translates to MAHKKGVGSSKNGRESESKRLGVKIFGGQAAIAGNIIVRQRGTQHNPGENVYMGKDHTLHAKVDGVVKFQKKRDNKSYVSVTPFEA, encoded by the coding sequence ATGGCTCATAAGAAAGGTGTCGGTAGTTCGAAGAACGGTCGTGAATCAGAATCGAAACGATTAGGAGTAAAGATTTTTGGAGGACAAGCTGCTATTGCAGGTAACATTATTGTTCGTCAAAGAGGAACTCAACACAATCCAGGTGAAAACGTTTACATGGGTAAAGATCATACTTTACATGCTAAGGTTGATGGTGTTGTAAAATTCCAAAAGAAAAGAGATAATAAATCATATGTTTCTGTAACTCCATTCGAGGCTTAA
- the rplU gene encoding 50S ribosomal protein L21, producing MYAIVEIAGQQFKVAKDQKVYVHRLPEAEGSKVTFDNVMLIEDKGNVTIGAPAIEGAGVTAKILGHLKGDKVIVFKKKRRKGYKKKNGHRQYLTEIQIEGISASGVKKAAAKKEAPKAEAKEESKDLSSMTVAELKALAKEKGISGYTSLKKAELIEALSK from the coding sequence ATGTACGCAATCGTAGAGATAGCAGGGCAGCAATTTAAAGTAGCAAAAGACCAAAAAGTATACGTACACCGTTTACCAGAAGCAGAAGGATCAAAAGTAACTTTTGATAATGTAATGCTTATTGAAGATAAAGGAAACGTAACTATTGGCGCCCCAGCTATAGAAGGTGCAGGAGTAACTGCAAAGATTTTAGGTCACTTAAAAGGTGATAAGGTAATCGTTTTCAAAAAGAAAAGAAGAAAAGGTTACAAAAAGAAAAATGGACACAGACAGTATTTAACTGAAATCCAAATCGAAGGAATTTCTGCATCAGGAGTTAAAAAGGCAGCGGCTAAAAAAGAAGCTCCTAAAGCTGAAGCAAAAGAAGAATCGAAGGATTTAAGTTCAATGACTGTAGCAGAATTAAAAGCTTTAGCTAAAGAAAAAGGTATTTCAGGATACACTTCTTTAAAGAAAGCAGAATTAATTGAAGCATTAAGTAAATAA
- a CDS encoding M16 family metallopeptidase has product MRKRVITLASALLLCLSANAQKVEFEEYDLSNGMHVILHQDNSAPVVTVGVMYHVGSKDEEDGKTGMAHFYEHLLFTGTKNIGRGEWNKIEAANGGTGNANTNWDRTYYYETFPSNNLQLGLWMESERLLHPIIDQKAVDTQNEVVKEEKRQRMDNAPYGKIIYGDVYSHIFDKHNYGRPMIGYIKDLDAAKLSEFQDFYKKWYMPNNAVLVVAGDFEKASTKKLIKDYFEPIPARTLPKRDKVVEPERTQEKRVKEYDSNIQLPAILLAHKTPSMKERDSKVLDVISTILSDGKSSRLYKKLVDDKKKALQVFSFARNLEDYSVYNIGAIPLGKTSLDDLIKEMDEEIEKLQTELISDRDLQKVRNKFENQFVASNSSVQGIANSLARNYMLVGNTNQINKELEVINSITKEEIRDVAKKYLAKNRRVVIEYLPKKK; this is encoded by the coding sequence ATGAGAAAAAGAGTTATCACTCTAGCTTCAGCTTTGTTGTTATGCTTATCGGCTAATGCACAAAAAGTTGAGTTTGAAGAGTACGATTTAAGCAACGGAATGCACGTTATTTTGCATCAAGACAATTCTGCTCCTGTTGTTACTGTTGGAGTAATGTACCATGTAGGATCAAAGGATGAAGAGGATGGAAAAACAGGAATGGCACATTTTTATGAGCACTTGTTATTTACCGGAACTAAAAACATTGGTCGTGGTGAATGGAATAAAATTGAAGCTGCTAATGGTGGAACAGGTAATGCTAACACTAACTGGGATAGAACTTATTACTACGAAACATTCCCTTCAAATAACTTACAGCTAGGTTTATGGATGGAATCTGAACGATTATTACACCCAATTATCGACCAAAAAGCTGTAGATACTCAAAACGAAGTAGTTAAAGAAGAGAAGCGTCAACGTATGGACAATGCTCCTTATGGAAAAATTATATACGGAGATGTATACAGTCATATTTTTGACAAGCACAACTACGGTAGACCTATGATTGGTTATATTAAAGATTTAGATGCCGCTAAACTAAGCGAGTTTCAAGATTTTTATAAGAAATGGTACATGCCTAACAATGCTGTATTAGTAGTAGCTGGTGATTTTGAAAAAGCTTCTACTAAAAAGTTAATTAAAGATTATTTTGAGCCAATTCCTGCAAGAACACTTCCAAAAAGAGACAAAGTAGTAGAGCCTGAAAGAACTCAAGAAAAACGTGTAAAAGAATACGACTCTAATATCCAGTTGCCTGCTATTTTATTAGCGCACAAAACTCCTTCAATGAAAGAAAGAGACTCAAAGGTATTAGATGTTATTTCAACTATTTTAAGTGACGGAAAAAGCTCTAGATTATATAAAAAATTAGTTGACGATAAGAAAAAAGCGTTACAGGTATTTTCTTTTGCTCGTAACCTAGAAGATTACAGTGTTTACAATATTGGAGCTATTCCTTTAGGAAAAACATCTTTAGATGATTTAATTAAAGAAATGGATGAAGAAATTGAGAAATTACAAACTGAATTAATTTCTGACAGAGATTTACAAAAAGTTCGTAACAAATTTGAAAACCAGTTTGTTGCTTCAAACTCTAGTGTGCAAGGTATTGCTAATTCGTTAGCAAGAAATTATATGTTAGTTGGAAACACTAACCAAATTAACAAAGAGTTAGAAGTTATCAACTCTATTACAAAAGAAGAAATTAGAGACGTTGCTAAAAAATATTTAGCTAAAAACCGTCGTGTTGTTATCGAATATTTACCAAAAAAGAAATAA
- a CDS encoding M16 family metallopeptidase, translating to MKTKIFSIVTILFLSLTVSAQIDRTQQPKPGPAPKINLGTPKKFALLNGLQVLVVENHKLPRVSATLTIDNPPMSFGNKKGVEGLLSGMLGTGSTNTPKAKFDEEVDFLGANISFWDEGARASSLSKYFPKVLGLMADAAFNPVFTQEEFDKQMKQSLDGIKNSAKSVKAIASRVEDALTYGKNHPFGEFTSEETLKNVTLQDVKDLYNKTYKPNNAYLIIIGDVNFNEIKSQVKDLFGTWKKGDLVAQKLPKVENPSTTEINFIDMPNAVQSELSIINAVDLKMNDKDYYAALLANQILGGGGTGRLYKNLREDKGYTYGAYSGIGSSRYASRFKTTASVRNMVTDSAMVEAMKEINKIRYQKATQEELDIAKAKYIGNFVRNVEKPQTVASYALNILTNNLPADYYKNYLKNINAVTLDDVQNAAIKYFKGDKARIIITGKGIDVLKNLEKTADYKINYFDKNGNPTDKPAMSLPIPSGVTASSVVDDYFKAIGGKDKVANVKSVMITSNAAVQGMQLSLVQKSATPNKSSVVVSMMGNVMQKVIFDGTKGYQEVNGQKKEMTGDELEEVKNTAAPFADKAYKAGTIDRIEPIDGNNAYVIKHGKKEIFYDVKSGLKVKEVKTAKGPQGEMKVPVVFSDYKEVNGIKFPHKMIQKNGPMTFEFITKEIKINEGVSDADFK from the coding sequence ATGAAAACGAAAATATTTTCAATTGTCACAATATTATTTCTATCATTAACTGTTTCAGCACAGATTGATAGAACCCAACAACCAAAACCAGGTCCAGCTCCTAAAATTAACTTAGGAACTCCTAAAAAGTTTGCTTTACTAAATGGATTGCAAGTTTTAGTGGTTGAAAACCATAAATTACCAAGAGTATCTGCTACATTAACTATTGATAACCCACCAATGTCTTTTGGAAATAAGAAAGGGGTTGAAGGTTTGTTAAGTGGAATGTTAGGAACAGGATCAACCAATACTCCAAAAGCAAAATTTGATGAGGAAGTTGACTTTTTAGGAGCTAACATCTCATTTTGGGATGAAGGGGCTAGAGCAAGCTCTTTATCAAAGTACTTTCCAAAAGTATTAGGATTAATGGCTGATGCTGCTTTTAACCCTGTATTTACTCAAGAGGAGTTTGATAAGCAAATGAAACAATCTCTTGACGGAATTAAAAACAGCGCTAAGAGTGTTAAAGCTATTGCTAGTAGAGTAGAAGACGCATTAACGTATGGTAAAAACCATCCTTTTGGAGAGTTTACCTCTGAAGAAACGTTAAAAAATGTTACGCTACAAGATGTTAAAGATTTATACAACAAGACGTATAAGCCTAACAATGCATACTTAATTATAATTGGTGATGTAAACTTTAATGAAATTAAATCACAGGTTAAAGACTTATTTGGAACTTGGAAAAAAGGTGATTTAGTTGCTCAAAAATTACCAAAAGTTGAAAATCCTTCAACTACAGAAATCAATTTTATTGATATGCCAAATGCTGTTCAGTCTGAATTATCTATTATTAACGCGGTAGATTTAAAGATGAACGATAAAGATTACTATGCTGCTTTATTAGCCAACCAAATTCTTGGTGGAGGAGGTACTGGAAGACTATATAAAAACCTTCGTGAAGATAAAGGATATACCTATGGAGCTTACTCAGGAATTGGATCAAGTAGATATGCTTCTCGCTTTAAAACAACCGCTTCGGTAAGAAATATGGTTACTGATAGTGCAATGGTTGAAGCCATGAAAGAAATCAACAAAATTCGTTATCAAAAAGCAACTCAAGAAGAGTTAGATATAGCTAAAGCTAAATACATCGGAAACTTTGTTCGTAACGTTGAGAAACCTCAAACAGTAGCTTCATATGCTTTAAATATTTTAACAAACAACTTACCTGCTGATTACTACAAAAACTACTTAAAAAATATTAACGCTGTTACTTTAGATGATGTTCAAAATGCAGCTATTAAGTACTTCAAAGGAGATAAAGCTCGTATTATTATTACAGGTAAAGGAATTGATGTTTTAAAGAACTTAGAAAAAACAGCTGATTATAAAATCAACTATTTTGATAAAAACGGAAATCCTACTGATAAACCAGCTATGAGTTTACCTATACCTAGCGGTGTTACAGCCTCTAGTGTAGTGGATGATTATTTTAAAGCTATTGGAGGAAAAGACAAAGTAGCAAACGTAAAATCTGTAATGATTACTTCTAATGCTGCAGTTCAAGGAATGCAATTAAGTTTAGTCCAAAAAAGTGCTACTCCTAATAAATCTTCTGTAGTTGTTTCTATGATGGGTAATGTAATGCAAAAAGTAATTTTTGACGGAACTAAAGGATATCAAGAAGTAAATGGTCAGAAAAAAGAAATGACAGGTGATGAATTAGAAGAAGTTAAAAATACTGCTGCTCCTTTTGCTGACAAAGCTTATAAAGCTGGAACTATAGATAGGATTGAGCCTATAGATGGAAACAATGCTTATGTGATTAAACACGGTAAAAAAGAAATTTTTTATGATGTAAAATCTGGATTAAAGGTTAAAGAAGTAAAAACCGCTAAAGGACCACAAGGAGAAATGAAAGTACCTGTTGTTTTTTCAGATTACAAAGAGGTAAATGGAATTAAATTCCCTCATAAAATGATTCAAAAGAATGGACCAATGACTTTTGAGTTCATTACAAAAGAAATTAAAATTAACGAAGGGGTATCTGACGCTGATTTTAAATAA
- a CDS encoding DMT family transporter, whose translation MNNQQQKWLFLIVLSLVWGSSFILMKKALIGLTPIQVGALRMLITAAFLLFVGFKSLKRIEKRHWKYVAYTAVLGTFFPVFLFAFAVSKIDSSIPAILNSLTPFNTFIFGALVFGFTFKRKQFYGVLIGLAGTLILILKGAELNPNQNYWYAILILIASIGYAFNVNMIKKYLDDLDALAITTGNFLLLIIPAFVVLIFSGFFSTFEVTTETTSALGYITILAVVGTGIAKVLFNKMVHLSSPVFAASVTYLIPAVAVMWGIIDGEKLSLIQLLAGGIILFGVWLVNKAR comes from the coding sequence ATGAATAATCAACAACAAAAATGGTTGTTTTTAATAGTGCTTTCACTAGTTTGGGGAAGCTCTTTTATTTTAATGAAAAAGGCATTGATTGGGTTAACTCCAATTCAAGTAGGAGCTTTACGTATGTTAATTACAGCAGCTTTTTTGTTGTTTGTTGGGTTTAAGAGTTTAAAGAGAATAGAAAAGAGGCATTGGAAATATGTTGCTTACACAGCAGTTTTAGGCACTTTTTTTCCTGTGTTTTTATTTGCTTTTGCTGTAAGTAAAATAGACAGTTCCATACCGGCTATTTTAAACTCGTTAACGCCTTTTAATACATTTATTTTTGGGGCGTTGGTGTTTGGGTTTACTTTTAAAAGAAAACAGTTTTACGGAGTTTTAATAGGGTTGGCAGGAACTTTAATTCTTATTTTGAAAGGAGCTGAGTTAAATCCGAATCAAAACTATTGGTATGCCATTTTAATACTAATAGCTTCAATAGGATATGCGTTTAATGTAAATATGATTAAAAAATACTTAGATGATCTAGATGCATTGGCAATTACAACTGGAAACTTTTTGCTATTGATTATACCAGCGTTTGTAGTTTTGATATTTTCTGGATTCTTTTCAACTTTTGAAGTAACAACAGAAACTACTTCAGCATTAGGTTATATTACAATTTTAGCCGTAGTGGGAACAGGAATAGCAAAAGTGTTGTTTAATAAAATGGTGCATTTATCATCTCCCGTTTTTGCAGCTTCTGTAACATATTTAATTCCTGCTGTTGCCGTAATGTGGGGAATTATTGATGGAGAAAAATTAAGCTTAATTCAGTTGTTAGCGGGAGGCATTATTCTGTTTGGAGTTTGGTTAGTAAATAAAGCAAGATAA
- a CDS encoding cation transporter: protein MMKIQKILFALALVGFLAVGCKNEAKKEEATQEQKTEVAADAKELSLSISGMTCEIGCARKIASDLSKKEGVLKANVVFNDSIATIKYDANKTNKADLIAFVEGIGSGDMYKASETAKKAEKKSCDANSKKEGCTKTEAEKTACKENCTMACCDKA, encoded by the coding sequence ATGATGAAAATTCAGAAAATACTATTTGCATTAGCTTTAGTTGGCTTTTTAGCTGTCGGATGTAAAAATGAAGCTAAAAAAGAGGAGGCAACTCAAGAGCAAAAAACAGAGGTAGCAGCTGATGCTAAAGAGCTTTCTTTAAGTATTTCAGGAATGACTTGTGAAATAGGTTGTGCTAGAAAAATAGCTTCTGATTTAAGTAAAAAAGAAGGTGTTTTAAAAGCAAACGTTGTTTTTAATGATAGTATTGCAACTATTAAATATGACGCAAATAAAACTAATAAAGCAGATTTAATTGCTTTTGTAGAAGGAATTGGTAGCGGTGACATGTATAAGGCTTCTGAAACAGCAAAGAAGGCAGAAAAAAAATCTTGTGACGCTAATTCTAAAAAAGAAGGCTGTACAAAAACTGAAGCTGAAAAAACTGCCTGTAAAGAAAATTGTACTATGGCATGTTGTGATAAAGCATAA